The following are encoded together in the Mastacembelus armatus chromosome 6, fMasArm1.2, whole genome shotgun sequence genome:
- the LOC113132729 gene encoding anoctamin-9, which yields MYGHRRQPSIELLEFIGVVKENGNDQTLLPPVHTPLSYDYVLVAKTSENQEREIVKKQNEYIEELKKKNIRVTKIIDDELIFYGIQAPKEIFEKYRYLLKVSDACNWSADQNAVPLSTRIRIVHFILNNTPIRSGEGLRDLMKAKVFEAKFCLHEKKKQRELKECWARWTACLQGQPINAVRNYFGEKVALYYLWLGCYTFLLIPPALVGMILFLYGLAFFNSSPLIKEVCEADTVMCPLCDIKCKVWKLSDTCTYAKVNLLFDNDGTVFFAMFMAVWATLFLEFWKRHRASYVCEWKVSDWCEEEEELILQIVNNTNCEPKKYKHSYLRSTVVLICVIVMILVIIGLTHALVVFRVIAAVLLAEGKWEFLSNNNLMGAMMLGAVFHYLIITVMTRINRTVAMKLCEIEETRSFAATEKSFTVKMFTFQFFTYFSSLFYVAFFLGRINGHPGGYVRIAGKWRLEECHPSGCLTDLFIQMAIIMVLKQTINNVFEFTGPWLSRWLKRRRTQRLQRKCAHCYLKDDFEVKDGAEMCDNCKLRDWLSNYRLNDVDSFSLFKEFLEMVIQFSFTTIFVAAFPLAPLLALINNVIEIRLDAIKMVTLERRLVPKKTNDIGVWIDVLEAIGVLAVIANGLVIGVSSDFIPRLVYRYHYGPCANGTVTDIDCMAGYINNTLSIARIDDQNLHNEFTANQMKTPGGLNVSYCSYKDYRSNEDYSLTPQFWLILAVRFAFVILFEHVVVVFKFIAAWFVPSAPMHVKNDRLFDKLARLKEELRLFEA from the exons ATGTACGGTCACAGGAGGCAG CCCAGTATTGAACTACTGGAGTTCATTGGAGTGGTAAAAGAGAACGGCAATGATCAGACATTACTTCCCCCTGTG CACACTCCATTATCATATGACTATGTCCTGGTtgcaaaaacaagtgaaaaccAGGAGAGGGAGATTGTCAAGAAGCAAAACGAATACAttgaagaactgaaaaaaaagaacataagaGTCACG AAAATTATCGATGATGAACTTATCTTCTATGGGATTCAAGCACCTAAAGAAATATTTGAGAAGTACAGGTACCTGCTTAAAGTGTCTGATGCTTGTAACTGGAGCGCTGATCAAAACGCTGTGCCTCTCAGCACCAG GATAAGGATCGTCCACTTCATCTTGAATAACACCCCTATCCGTTCAGGAG AGGGGCTGCGGGATCTAATGAAGGCCAAGGTTTTTGAGGCAAAGTTCTGCTTGCATGAG aaaaagaaacagagagagctGAAGGAGTGCTGGGCACGATGGACAGCCTGTCTCCAAGGGCAACCCATAAATGCTGTCAG GAACTACTTTGGGGAGAAGGTGGCCTTGTACTACCTGTGGTTGGGCTGTTACACCTTTCTGCTCATCCCGCCTGCTCTCGTTGGGATGATTCTCTTCCTCTATGGCCTTGCCTTCTTCAACAGCTCACCCCTAAT aAAGGAGGTTTGCGAGGCTGACACAGTCATGTGCCCACTTTGTGACATTAAATGCAAAGTGTGGAAGCTGTCTGACACCTGCACTTACGCCAAG GTGAACCTGCTGTTCGACAACGATGGCACAGTGTTCTTTGCGATGTTTATGGCAGTGTGGG CAACACTGTTTCTGGAGTTCTGGAAGCGGCATCGAGCTTCttatgtgtgtgaatggaaaGTGTCTGATTGGTGTGAAGAGGAG GAGGAACTGATCCTGCAGATTGTGAACAACACAAACTGTGAACCCAAGAAATACAAGCACTCCTATCTGCGAAGCACTGTGGTTCTGATCTGTGTCATAGTCATG ataCTAGTTATCATTGGGCTGACACATgccttggtggtgttcaggGTGATTGCAGCAGTGCTCTTGGCCGAGGGAAAGTGGGAGTTCTTGAGCAACAACAATCTCATGGGAGCGATGATGCTGGGGGCCGTCTTCCATTAcctcatcatcactgtcatgACGCGG atTAACAGGACTGTAGCCATGAAGCTCTGTGAAATAG AGGAAACAAGATCATTTGCTGCCACAGAGAAGAGCTTCACCGTCAAGATGTTCACCTTCCAGTTCTTCACCTATTTCTCCTCGCTCTTCTACGTGGCCTTTTTCCTTGGCAG GATTAATGGTCATCCTGGTGGTTATGTGCGAATTGCTGGGAAATGGAGGCTAGAGGAG TGTCACCCTAGTGGTTGTCTCACAGACCTGTTCATCCAAATGGCAATTATAATGGTACTCAAGCAAACTATCAACAATGTCTTTGAATTCACTGGCCC CTGGTTGAGCAGGTGGTTGAAGAGGAGAAGAACTCAGAGGTTGCAGAGGAAATGCGCCCACTGCTACCTGAAGGATGACTTTGAGGTCAAAGACGGAGCTGAAATGTGTGACAACTGCAAGCTTCGAGACTGGCTCAGCAACTACCGCCTCAATGACGTCGACTCCTTCAGCCTGTTCAAGGAGTTCCTGGAGATGG TGATTCAGTTCAGCTTTACCACCATATTTGTGGCAGCGTTTCCTCTTGCTCCTTTGTTAGCCCTCATTAATAATGTCATAGAGATACGCTTGGACGCCATTAAGATGGTCACTCTGGAGCGCAGACTGGTTCCCAAGAAAACCAACGATATTG GTGTGTGGATAGATGTGCTAGAGGCTATTGGTGTCTTAGCCGTCATTGCAAATGGGCTGGTCATTGGTGTGTCCTCAGACTTCATCCCTCGACTGGTGTACCGTTACCACTACGGCCCATGTGCAAACGGCACAGTGACAGATATTGA CTGCATGGCTGGCTACATCAACAACACTCTCTCCATTGCACGAATAGATGATCAGAACCTACACAATGAGTTCACAGCTAACCAGATGAAGACTCCTGGTGGCTTGAACGTCTCTTACTGCag CTATAAAGACTACAGGAGTAATGAGGACTACAGTCTGACCCCACAGTTCTGGCTAATTTTAGCTGTGCGCTTTGCATTTGTCATCCTCTTTGAG CATGTCGTTGTTGTATTCAAATTCATTGCAGCCTGGTTTGTACCAAGCGCTCCCATGCATGTCAAGAATGACAGACTCTTTGATAAACTTGCAAGACTAAAAGAAGAACTCAG GTTATTCGAAGCGTGA
- the sigirr gene encoding single Ig IL-1-related receptor: MAVILVALILMCTRSLDKTFVTAAQTCVDESRFKEQVLYAGQQWPPYQLNCSLEPQSSPQIQLTWQKDCQQLPSLYGRTYLEFSSLSLEDQGNYTCMQQSNSTASFTVRLTVKELQCSKAPEFKPNGDLTKLWRSVGSTVKMNCTALLRWDPNEAQCDTTLQWSKDGQPLTNLTLYMQNTSSWSPVAGQLMINSLLVTTLRDLEDFGLYSCTVRNVSADFRLENSNSPSHTAAVIAAVILLLFLAVAALVYSRCQLNIKLWYKNSYGEYELNDGKLYDAYISYVNNDYDRKFVNFILKPHLENKNGFKMHLNDNDILPGGEPSAELLMNMSRSRRLIVLLSHAYLEQDWCYNNFRQGLLHLLEICQQPILIMLEGQSKRLRPEVKQQLSEHEHCLTILTWRHNSVTPSSVFWKQLALAMPRRVVFHSESSGDPQTVLQDDKDPMLTVEPDYLDCRSDADPAGDLGLRLPVHKVLACKAPVLPAAPITTDEPKPSEIDMSDLGSRNYGTRSDFYCLVTEDI; this comes from the exons ATGGCTGTGATTTTAGTGGCTTTGATATTAATGTGCACCAGGTCATTGGACAAGACTTTCGTCACGGCCG CTCAGACCTGTGTGGATGAAAGCAGGTTTAAGGAACAGGTGCTTTATGCGGGGCAGCAGTGGCCTCCATATCAGCTAAACTGCTCTCTGGAGCCCCAGAGCTCCCCACAAATCCAGCTGACCTGGCAGAAAGactgtcagcagctccccagTCTGTATGGAAGGACCTACCTGGAGTTTTCCAGCCTCAGCTTAGAAGACCAAGGGAATTACACCTGTATGCAGCAAAGCAACAGCACAGCCTCATTCACTGTGCGTCTCACGGTTAAGG agctgcagtgcTCCAAAGCCCCAGAATTTAAACCTAATGGCGATCTGACCAAACTGTGGAGGAGTGTGGGATCCACTGTGAAAATGAACTGCACTGCTCTCCTCCGCTGGGACCCAAATGAGGCGCAATGTGACACCACGCTGCAGTGGAGCAAAGATGGCCAACCCCTCACAAACCTCACACTTTACATGCAGAATACATCCTCATG GTCTCCCGTTGCTGGCCAGCTGATGATAAACAGTCTGTTAGTGACCACGCTCAGGGACCTGGAAGATTTTGGCCtctacagctgcacagtgaggaATGTTTCAGCAGATTTCAGACTAGAGAATTCAA acagccCCagccacacagctgctgttattgcagccgtcattctcctcctcttcctggcTGTAGCTGCTCTCGTGTACTCCAGGTGTCAGCTCAACATCAAACTCTGGTACAAGAACTCCTACGGAGAGTATGAACTCAATG ATGGGAAATTATATGACGCCTACATCTCCTATGTGAACAACGACTATGACAGGAAGTTTGTCAACTTTATTCTCAAACCTcatctggaaaataaaaatgggttCAAGATGCATCTCAATGACAATGACATCCTACCTGGTGGCG AACCTTCTGCAGAACTGCTAATGAACATGAGTCGATCCCGGCGTCTCATCGTGCTGCTCTCTCACGCGTACCTCGAGCAGGACTGGTGCTATAATAACTTCAG ACAGGGCCTTTTGCACTTGTTGGAGATTTGTCAGCAGCCCATCCTCATCATGTTGGAGGGTCAGTCCAAACGCTTGAGGCCTGAGGTcaagcagcagctcagtgagcACGAGCACTGCCTCACGATACTCACCTGGAGGCACAACTCTGTG ACTCCTTCCTCTGTCTTCTGGAAACAGCTGGCCTTGGCGATGCCTCGCAGGGTCGTCTTCCACAGCGAGTCTTCAGGCGACCCGCAGACTGTGCTGCAAGACGACAAAGACCCCATGCTGACCGTTGAACCTGATTATCTGGACTGTCGCTCAGATGCTGACCCTGCTGGAGATCTGG ggcTTCGTCTTCCTGTGCACAAGGTCCTGGCCTGTAAAGCTCCTGTCCTTCCTGCTGCTCCCATCACAACAGATGAGCCCAAACCCTCAGAAATCGACATGTCGGATCTGGGTTCACGCAATTATGGAACCCGCTCAGACTTCTACTGCCTGGTGACTGAGGATATTTGA